The following proteins are co-located in the Ictalurus punctatus breed USDA103 chromosome 14, Coco_2.0, whole genome shotgun sequence genome:
- the LOC108274588 gene encoding achaete-scute homolog 1b codes for METTSSMPTTQLAQGQCHFGRVERRQECAISNASQSQSKSKVLKRQRSNSPELLRCKRRLSFTGLGYSIPQQQPVAVARRNERERNRVKQVNMGFQTLRQHVPNGAANKKMSKVETLRSAVEYIRALQQLLDEHDAISAAFQCGVPSPTLSNSYSADPESPHSSYSSDDGSYEPLSSEEQELLDFTTWFNRY; via the coding sequence ATGGAGACTACCAGCAGTATGCCAACGACACAACTGGCGCAGGGTCAGTGCCACTTCGGACGCGTGGAGAGACGGCAAGAGTGCGCAATCTCCAACGCGAGCCAGAGTCAAAGCAAGAGCAAAGTGCTGAAGAGACAGCGCTCCAACTCTCCTGAACTGCTGCGCTGCAAGAGGAGGCTGAGCTTCACCGGCCTGGGCTACAGCATCCCCCAACAGCAACCGGTCGCCGTGGCGCGGCGCAACGAGAGAGAAAGGAACCGGGTCAAGCAAGTAAACATGGGCTTTCAGACCCTGCGCCAGCACGTCCCGAACGGCGCGGCTAACAAAAAGATGAGCAAAGTAGAAACCCTGAGGTCTGCGGTGGAGTACATCCGCGCTCTGCAGCAACTCCTGGACGAGCACGACGCCATTTCGGCCGCGTTTCAGTGCGGAGTCCCCTCTCCAACCCTATCCAACAGTTACTCCGCGGATCCAGAGTCACCACATTCGTCTTACTCCTCCGACGACGGGAGTTACGAGCCTCTGAGCTCCGAGGAGCAGGAGCTGCTGGACTTCACCACATGGTTCAACAGATACTGA
- the irf7 gene encoding interferon regulatory factor 7, whose protein sequence is MSIINSSVRPQFRQWLLEQVQSRRYDGLYMIDRDTFRIPWKHNSRRDLGDEDNRIFREWAVVSGKIHEYPNDKAKWKTNFRCALNGLTQFKMIQDNSKEENPHKIYRIIHPENHQQSSSIHIEALYSSTNNQCEEMEYDLPNHMHTLHLNQQPTEILDWSEYQQPTQNLADHTNYCGPQMPFVQQHCLPNNMTVSAPTAVPLAYNIVYPFNLPSINELEISIHYRKMEMMKMHCVGPHIQLHSQCDQSELRGTSVPFPSTEQLTDHKQVQYTKRLLDNIKRGLLLEVCSSGIYGYRQDKCNVFLSTCDPAEIQNPEPRKLLQNQSELLFSFEKYKKDLMDFKENRRGSPEYTIYLCFGEKFPDGKPLDRKLIVVKVVPLICRELHKAAQLDGASSLQNDNISLQFSHNSLFELIEATFSPPLAV, encoded by the exons ATGTCGATAATAAACAG CTCAGTGCGACCGCAGTTCAGACAGTGGCTCCTAGAGCAAGTGCAGTCCAGACGTTACGATGGACTTTACATGATCGACAGAGACACATTCCGCATCCCCTGGAAGCACAACTCGAGGAGAGACCTCGGAGACGAGGATAACAGAATATTCCGA GAATGGGCTGTGGTTAGTGGTAAGATCCATGAGTATCCCAATGACAAGGCAAAGTGGAAGACCAACTTCCGCTGTGCCCTCAACGGCCTCACGCAGTTCAAGATGATCCAAGACAACTCCAAGGAGGAGAATCCCCATAAAATCTACCGCATCATACATCCTGAAA ACCATCAGCAGAGCTCGAGTATTCACATTGAAGCCCTGTATAGCTCCACGAACAATCAATGTGAAGAAATGGAG TATGATTTGCCAAACCACATGCACACCTTGCATCTAAATCAGCAGCCTACAG AAATACTAGATTGGTCAGAATACCAACAACCTACTCAAAACCTAGCAGATCACACCAACTACTGTGGCCCCCAAATGCCATTTGTGCAGCAGCACTGCCTTCCGAATAACATGACTGTTTCAGCACCAACTGCGGTACCGCTAGCCTACAATATAG TGTATCCTTTCAACCTGCCTTCTATCAATGAGCTGGAGATCTCCATTCACTACAGGAAAATGGAGATGATGAAGATGCATTGTGTAGGTCCACACATTCAGCTCCACTCTCAGTGTGATCAGTCAGAGCTGAGGGGCACGTCCGTGCCCTTCCCCAGCACCGAGCAGCTCACTGACCACAAACAGGTCCAGTACACCAAGCGCCTCCTGGACAACATTAAGAGGGGTCTGCTCCTGGAGGTCTGCTCCTCAGGCATCTACGGCTACCGCCAGGACAAATGCAACGTGTTCCTTAGCACCTGCGATCCTGCTGAGATCCAGAACCCAGAGCCCAGAAAGCTGCTCCAGAACCAGAGTGAACTGCTGTTCAGCTTCGAAAAGTACAAAAAAG ATCTCATGGACTTCAAAGAGAACAGACGTGGATCTCCTGAGTACACCATCTATTTGTGCTTCGGGGAGAAGTTCCCAGATGGAAAGCCACTGGACAGAAAGCTGATTGTCGTGAAG gtAGTGCCTCTGATTTGTCGTGAGTTGCATAAGGCAGCACAGCTGGATGGAGCGTCGTCTCTACAAAATGACAACATCAGCCTGCAGTTCTCCCACAACAGCCTGTTTGAACTGATTGAAGCAACTTTCTCACCACCTCTAGCTGTATAA